CGCGCCGGCGCCTTGCGCCCGCCCTGGTACACCACGTGAATCGGCAAGGGCGCCAGCTCGAAGGCCTCGAGTACGATTTCCAACTGCCCCGCCGCCACCTTGTCGGCGACCTGATAGGACAGCACCCGGGTCAGCCCCAAGCCCAGGCAGGCGGCACTGATGGCCGCCTGATTGGCGCTGACCAGCAACCGCGGTTCGGGGCGCACGCTCAGTACCCGGCCGTTGTCATTGAACTGCCAGTTGCGCGTCTGACCAATGGACGAGGGCGCGATCACCGGTGCCTGGCGCAGCTCATCGGGGTGTTGCGGACGCCCATGGGCCGCCAGGAACTGCGGCGCGGCGCACACCACCCGGCGCACCTCGCCGACACGGACACTGTGCTGACCGCTGTCGGCCAGCTCGCCGATGCGCACCGCCACATCGATGCCCTCCTCCACCATGTTCGCCACCCGGTCCAGCAGCAGGGCGTTGACGCTCACCTGTGGATAACGTTGCAGGTAGCGCACCAGCAAAGGCGTGACGAACAGATCGCCGAACAGCACCGGCGCCGTCAGGGTCAACTGGCCCCGGGGCTGGGCATGGACGCCGGCGGCCGAGGCCTCGGCATCCTGGACCTCGGCCAGAATGCGTCGGCAATCCTCCAGGTAGCGTTGCCCGGCATCGCTCAGGTGCACACGGCGGGTGGTGCGCAGCAACAGCTGAGTGCCGATGCGCTGCTCAAGCGCGGCAACGGCCCGGGTCACGCTGGCGGCCGACAAGTTCAGGCGCCGGGCCGCAGCGGCGAAACCCTGCTCCTGAGCGACGCACACGAATACCTGCATTTCCTGGAACCTGTCCATGCCCCACCTCAGCTGCCGGCGCCTGCCCGGTGGGCGCCGCGAGCCCGCAGCATAATCCAGGGCCCGGGCTTCAGGGGATACACCAGGTGCCAACATCGTGCCTATCGAATCCCGGGCACGGGTTGTTCTTGGCAATCAGCCGGTAAGGCTGATCTTCGGTGTAAGAAAAATAGAAGTAGTAGTGCCGATCTTCCCCGTACAGCCAATAGGAAGAAGAGCCCTGGTTGATCCGTGTTGGCTCGAAGGTCCAGATGGACGATTCGGCGGGAATGAAGTTGGCCCTATCCATCAACAGCAAGAGGCTGTTGGACAGCACTGGGGTCAGGGCTCCCAGCATCAGGACAGCCAGCATCAGCAGGAGCATCCATCCATGAATCAGGCGAAGTTTCATTGGTTTTCCATTAGCGGGATAAAAATCCAGGCCTGCGCACAGGTTGGGATTCCTCGGGCCGTCCACTGACATTCGCCGCGGACTCGGAGCATGCAAAACTGTCGCACAAAAATAACCTTGCGCGTGAAGCTCCCGCCCTCCTTCGCTGCAGACTGCCTTTTTGGGCCTTGCCCCTTCCCTGGCGACTCTTTGATAATCCGCGCCCCGGGCCAACCACTGGCCCCAGGGAAGATGCTTGTCGTATCGGAGGCTCAATCTCAGCATGGATGTACAGGCCGCGGCACGTTTGGGCGACGAAATCGCTCATGGATTCGGAGTTGCAGCCATGCTCGCCGGTGCGGTGGCAGGCGCTCTCATTGGCGCGGCCATCATCGCCGCGACCGCGGCAACGGGTGGCCTGGCGGCTGTGGTCCTGGCGGGTTCGGTCGCCGCCGGTGGCCTGTCGATGTTCCAGTTGGTGAAGGGACTGTCGACCATTTTCGATCTGCCCGAACCCGCCACCGGTGAACTCATAAGGGGCAGTCCCAACGTCTTAGTCAATCTGCGCAATGCCATGCGGGCCGGCGAAGACGTGTCCAGTTCCTGCAGCGGCTTTCCCGTCGCGCATCCGCCATGGCCCTTCCCGGTCACCATCGCCGAAGGCAGCGCCACGGTGTACATCAACGGCAAGCCGGCGGCGCGACTGAGCAGCAAGATGACTTGCGGTGCGCATATCAAGTCCGGCAGCCATAACACCTTCATCGGCGGTCCGACGCTGCAGGTGGAGTTCGTGCTGGATATCGAGGGCTGGCTGCACACCGGCCTTGAGGCGCTGGGCCTGGTCGCCGCCGCCGGTGCACTGGTGCTGGCCGCCATGGCCGGCCTGGCGGCCCTGCTGACCACAGTGGCGGTGGGCGCCGCGATCTATGGCGGCATGGAATTGCTTGGGCAGCTCGGCGACCGGCTCGGCCCGGGCTACCGTGACCTGCTGCAAGGCATGGCCGGCCTGGCGCTGCTCGGCGCCGGGCCGAAAATGGCCAAGGTAAGCGCCGAACGCAATGCGGCGCGACTGGCCAACCAGTCGCAAGTGCTAGAGGTGCGAACGGCCGCGCAGGTCAACGAGGCGATGATCGCCGAGGGCAACTTGCCGGCGTGGTTGGAAGGCACCCAGGTCAAGACCGAGATAGTGCCGCCGGGACGGCAATACCAGATGGTTGTCGCCAAAGGCCAGGCCGAGGCCATCATGCAGGGCAAGCCGGCCTTCGGTGGCTTCGCCGCTCCGGAGCCGATTCCCAGCCAGGCCTATGCGCGGGATAAACTGGTGATCCTCGATCGGTTCAAGACAGATGTGTCCCATGTGATCACCGTCGAAACCACGGCACCGCAAAAGATTCACAGTGGCCTCACCGGTCCGCTGGAGAACTACAAGGGCGGCGTGCAGCAGGTGGAGTTCGTCGGTGACAGGAATCTGAAAATTGTCGGCACGCCTAGTTTGCTGCCTGTGGAGTGAAAGTTGTGATTAGTGATTTCGAGCGAATCCGCGAAGACGGCAAAGTCATCGACGAACACATGACAGTGGACCAGATGATCGCTCTGGGCTGGGGTCCCTGCCGAGTCGTCGAAGCTTGCTGGCGCTGGCAGGATCAGCCCCTGAGCGTGGTCAACAGCCGCGGCCTGCTGGCGATCGTGGTGCCGGATCGGCAGCACCTCGCCATCCTGTGGAACGATGATGACTCCGGGGTGGCGGCGACGCTTTACGTGGTTTCCGGCGACCGCCAGCAACAGATCAGAATTGCCGACCAGTTGCTGATCAATGGCCAGCTCGAGGCAGGTGTCTACAGCTGGTTCGAACAGTTTGCGCACGATTCGCCCAGCATCTTTACCTGCATGTTCAGCCGTCAGCGTGACCAGGCGATGTTCAGGGTGGATATCGACGCATCGACTGGCGACATTGTTTCGGTACAGCATTCGCGCTGAAGGCCATGCCGTCCGCCAGCCAGGCTGCCGGACACGACAAGCGCAGCCGGAAGGTCAAGGCGCATGGCAAAAGGGGAGCCTGGACAGGCTCCCCTTTTTGTTTGCAGTTGCGGTTATCCAAAGCCAGGCACTGCCCGACTGTGGATAACTCACTCCACGGTGACTGACTTGGCCAGGTTACGCGGCTGGTCGACGTCGGTGCCCTTGAGTACGGCAACGTAGTAGGACAGCAGCTGCAGCGGGATGGTGTAGAGGATCGGCGAAAGGATGTCGTGGATGTGCGGCATCTGGATCACGTGGGTGCCTTCGCCATTGGTCATGCCGGCTTGTTCGTCGGCAAACACGATCAGCTCGCCGCCACGGGCACGCACTTCCTGCAGGTTGGATTTGAGTTTCTCCAACAGCTCGTTGTTCGGCGCCACGGTGACCACCGGCATGTCGTTATCCACAAGGGCCAGCGGGCCGTGCTTGAGCTCACCGGCCGGGTAGGCTTCGGCGTGGATGTAGGAAATCTCCTTGAGCTTGAGCGAGCCTTCCATCGCCACCGGGTACTGGGCGCCACGGCCGAGGAACAGGGTGTGGTGCTTGTCGGCGAACAGCTCGGCGGTCTTCTCCACCACGCCGTCCATGGCCAGGGCTTCGCCCAGGCGGATCGGCAGGCGGCGCAGCTCTTCCACCAGTTCGGCTTCGACGCCGGCGGCCAGGGTGCCACGGACCTGGCCCAGGGACAGGGTCAGCAGCAACAGGCCCACCAGCTGGGTGGTGAAGGCCTTGGTCGAAGCCACGCCGATCTCGCGCCCGGCCTGGGTCAGCAGGGTCAGGTCGGATTCGCGCACCAGGGAGCTGATGCCGACGTTGCAGATCGCCAGGCTGGCGAGGAAGCCCAGCTCCTTGGCGTTGCGCAGGGCCGCCAGGGTGTCGGCGGTTTCGCCGGACTGGGAGATGGTCACAAACAGGGTGTCAGGCTGCACCACCACCTTGCGGTAACGGAACTCGCTGGCCACTTCCACCTGGCACGGAATGCCGGCCAGTTCTTCCAGCCAGTAACGGGCCACCATGCCGGCGTGGTAGCTGGTGCCACAGGCGACGATCTGCACATTGCGCACCTTGGCGAACAGCTCGGCGGCTTGCGGACCGAAGGCCTGGACCAGCACCTGATTGGCGCTCAGGCGGCCTTCCAGGGTGCGTTGCACCACGGATGGCTGCTCGTGGATTTCCTTGAGCATGAAGTGGCGGAACTCGCCCTTCTCCGCCGCTTCGGCACCGTCACGGTACTGCACCGCTTCGCGCTCGACGGCCTGGCCCTCGATGTCCCAGATCTGCACGCTGTCACGACGGATCTCGGCGATGTCGCCTTCTTCCAGGTACATGAAGCGGTCGGTGACCTGGCGCAGGGCCAGTTGGTCGGAGGCGAGGAAGTTTTCCCCCAGGCCCAGGCCGATCACCAGCGGGCTGCCGCTGCGGGCAGCGACCAGGCGATCCGGCTGGCTGGCGCTGATCACTGCCAGGCCGTAGGCGCCATGCAGTTCCTTGACCGTGGCCTTGAGGGCAGTGGTGAGATCGCCCAGGTCCTTGAGCTTGTGGTCCAGCAGGTGGGCGATGACTTCGGTGTCAGTGTCCGAGGTGAACGTGTAGCCCAGGGCACTGAGCTGCGCGCGCAGGGCTTCGTGGTTCTCGATGATGCCGTTGTGCACGATCGCCAGGTCGCCGGAGAAATGCGGGTGGGCATTACGCTCGCACGGCGCGCCATGGGTGGCCCAGCGGGTGTGGGCGATGCCCAGGCGGCCCACCAGCGGCTCGCTGGCCAGGGCCTGTTCCAGTTCGCTGACCTTGCCCGGACGGCGCAGGCGCTCGAGCTTGCCGGCGTTGGTGTAGACCGCGACACCGGCGCTGTCGTAGCCGCGGTATTCGAGGCGCTTGAGGCCTTCCAGCAAAATGGCGGTGATATTGCGTTCAGCAACGGCGCCAACAATTCCACACATGGTTTTTCTCCTAGCTGACAGCCGCGCAAATCAGAGTTATGCCGCGGGCCTGGATTTGGTCGCGGACCTCTAAGGGCAGGCGATCATCGGTAATTAGGGTATGGACGCTGCTCCATGGCAGTTCCAGATTGGGAATCTTGCGGCCGATCTTGTCGGATTCGACCATCACCACCACTTCACGAGCCACTTCGGCCATGACCCGGCTCAACCCCAGCAGTTCGTTGAAGGTCGTAGTGCCGCGGGCCAGGTCGATGCCATCGGCACCGATAAACAGCTGGTCGAAGTCGTATGAGCGTAGAACCTGTTCGGCCACCTGGCCCTGGAACGACTCGGAATGGGGGTCCCAGGTACCGCCGGTCATCAGCAGCACCGGCTCGTGCTCCAGCTCGCTCAGGGCGTTGGCCACATTCAGCGAGTTGGTCATCACCACCAGGCCCGGCTGCAGGCCCAGTTCGGGGATCATCGCGGCGGTGGTGCTGCCGCTGTCGATGATGATCCGCGCGTGTTCGCGGATGCGCTGCACTGCGGCGCGCGCGATGGCCTGCTTGTAGAGAGACACCGGTTGGCCGAGGTCGCTGACCAACTCCTGGGGCATGGTGATGGCGCCACCGTAGCGACGCAGCAGCAAGCCATTGCTTTCCAGGGCGGCCAGATCCTTTCGAATCGTAACTTCTGAGGTTTCGAAACGCTTGGCCAAGGCATCAACACTCACTTCGCCCTGTTCGTTGAGCAAGGCGAGGATGTTGTGGCGGCGTTGGGGTGTGTTGCGTTTCGACATGGCGACTTAAGTTTCGATTCGAAAGATAACAGGCGCAATAGAAACCTATGATCGAAACTTCGTCAAGCGGAGGAAGTGAAAAAATCGCAGTTGTCGGGTGGGAAGTTATCCACATTCAGCCAGCTCCTACCGCTGAGCGTAGGAGCCGGCCGACCGGCGAACAGGTCCGCCGCGGTTGTGGATAACCTCAGTCCTTCTTGATCTTCTCCGGCCGTTTCCAGCCGTCGATGTTCTTCTGTCGTGCCCGACCCACCGCCAGCTGGGCTGGCGCCACGTTCTGGGTGATGGTGGAACCGGCGGCGGTGGTGGCACCGGACAAGATATCCACAGGCGCTACCAGAGAGTTGTTGGAGCCGATGAACACGTCTTCGCCCAGCACCGTCTTGTGCTTGTTCACCCCGTCGTAGTTGCAGGTGATGGTGCCGGCGCCGATGTTGGTGCGGGCGCCGATCACTGCGTCGCCCAGGTAGGTCAGGTGGCCGGCCTTGGCGCCCTGGCCCAGGTGAGCGTTCTTCAGTTCGACGAAGTTACCCACATGGGCACGGGCCTCCAGCACGGTGCCGGGACGCAGGCGAGCGAACGGGCCGGCATCGCTGCCCTCGCCCAGTACCGCGCCATCCAGGTGGCTGTTGGCCTTGATCACCACGCCCTTGCGCAGGGTGCTGTCCTTGATCACGCAGTTGGGGCCGATCACCACGTCGTCCTCGATCACCACCCGGCCTTCGAGAATCACGTTGATATCGATCAGCACGTCGCGGCCGACCGTGACTTCGCCACGCACGTCGAAACGCGCGGGGTCACGCAGGGTCACGCCCTGGGCCATCAACCGGCGCGCGGCGCGCAGCTGATAGTGGCGCTCCAGCTCGGCCAGTTGCTTGCGGTCGTTGGCGCCCTGCACTTCCATGGCGTCGTGGGGCTGTTCGGTGGCAACGATCAGGCCATCGCTGACCGCCATGGCGATCACGTCGGTGAGGTAGTACTCGCCCTGGGCGTTGTTGTTGGACAGACGGCCGGTCCAGTCACCGAGGCGTTGGCCGGGGACCGCAAGAATCCCGGTGTTGCCCTCGGTGATCGCGCGTTGGGCCTCGTCGGCATCCTTCTGCTCGACGATGGCGGTGACCTTGCCACTGGCGTCACGGACGATGCGCCCGTAGCCGGTCGGGTCATCCAGCTCGACGGTGAGCAGGCCCAGTTGCTCCGGCCCCGCTTGCTTGAGCAGGCGCTGCAGGGTCTCGACTTCGATCAGTGGAACATCGCCGTAGAGGATCAGCACCGTGTCGGCCGTGATGAACGGTACGGCCTGGGCCACGGCGTGGCCGGTGCCCAGCTGCTTGTCCTGCAGCACGAAATTCAGATCATCGGCCGCCAGGCGCTCGCGCACCGCATCCGCACCGTGGCCGATCACCACGTGGATGCGCTGTGGATCGAGTTGCCGGGCGCTGTGGATAACATGCCCGAGCATGGAGTTGCCGGCGACCGGGTGCAGCACCTTGGGCAGCGCCGAACGCATGCGAGTGCCTTGACCCGCGGCGAGGATAACGATTTCGAGAGACATGACTGGCTACCAATCCTGGGGGGTCGGCGACTGCGACCAAGGGGGGTGAATGGCGGAAAATAAAAAGGGTAGCCGAGGCTACCCTTTTTAAGCAATCACACAGAAAGCCTGCGACTTAGCCGCCGAACTTCTTGCGGATCTGCTGGACGGTACGCAGCTGAGCTGCGGCCTCGGCCAGACGTGCAGCAGCAGAACCGTAGTCGAAATCTGCGCCTTTTTCATTCAGGGCCTTCTCAGCAGCCTTGACGGCTTCCTGAGCGGAGGCTTCGTCCAGGTCGGCAGCACGTTGCACGGTGTCGGCAAGAACCTTGACCATGTTCGGCTGAACCTCGAGGAAACCACCGGAGATGTAGAACACCTCGGTTTCCCCGCCCTGCTTGATCAAGCGGATCGGACCTGGCTTCAGGTTGGTGATCAGCGGTGCGTGACCCAGAGCGATACCAAGATCACCCAGCTCACCGTGCGCAACCACCATCTCCACCAGACCGGAGAAGATTTCCCCTTCCGCGCTGACGATATCGCAATGGACTGTCATAGCCATCTGCTTGCCTCAACCTAAATTAGCGCCCGTTGCCGGGCGCCGGGATTACAGTTTCTTGGCTTTCTCGATCGCTTCTTCGATGCCGCCGACCATGTAGAACGCTTGTTCTGGCAGGTGGTCGTAGTCACCGTTGAGGATGCCTTTGAAGCCAGCGATGGTGTCTTTCAGGGAAACGTATTTGCCTGGAGAACCAGTGAAGACTTCAGCCACGAAGAACGGCTGCGACAAGAAGCGCTGGATCTTACGAGCACGGGATACCAACTGCTTGTCGGCTTCCGACAGCTCGTCCATACCCAGGATCGCGATGATGTCCTTCAGCTCTTTGTAACGCTGCAGTACGTACTGAACGCCGCGAGCGGTCTCGTAGTGTTCGTTGCCGATCACGTTCGGGTCCAGCTGACGGGAAGTCGAGTCCAGTGGGTCTACCGCTGGGTAGATACCCAGGGAAGCGATGTCACGGGACAGAACGACGGTGGCGTCCAAGTGGGCGAAGGTGGTCGCTGGCGACGGGTCGGTCAAGTCGTCCGCAGGTACGTATACCGCTTGGATCGAGGTGATCGAGCCTTGCTTGGTCGAAGTGATACGTTCTTGCAGAACGCCCATCTCTTCAGCCAGGGTCGGCTGGTAGCCTACTGCGGAAGGCATACGGCCCAGCAGTGCGGATACTTCGGTACCGGCCAGGGTGTAACGATAGATGTTGTCGACGAACAGCAGAACGTCGTTACCTTCGTCACGGAACTTCTCGGCCATGGTCAGGCCGGTCAGCGCTACGCGCAGACGGTTTCCTGGTGGCTCGTTCATCTGGCCGTAGACCAGAGCAACCTTGTCCAGAACGTTGGAATCCTTCATCTCGTGGTAGAAGTCGTTACCCTCACGAGTACGCTCACCCACACCGGCGAACACGGAATAACCGCTGTGCTCGATGGCGATGTTACGGATCAGTTCCATCATGTTTACGGTCTTGCCCACACCGGCACCACCGAACAGACCCACTTTACCGCCCTTGGCGAACGGGCAAACCAGGTCAATTACCTTGATCCCGGTTTCCAGCAGGTCGTTGCCGCCTGCCTGTTCTGCGAAGGAAGGAGCTGGACGGTGGATGCCCCAACGCTCTTCTTCACCGATAGGACCGGCTTCGTCGATTGGGTTGCCCAGTACGTCCATGATCCGGCCCAGGGTCGCTTTACCGACCGGTACGGAGATGGCTGCGCCAGTGTTGTTGACGTCCAGACCGCGCTTCAAGCCTTCGGTGGAGCCCATCGCAATGGTACGCACCACGCCGTCGCCCAGCTGTTGCTGAACTTCCAGAGTGGTTTCGGCGCCTTGAACCTTCAAGGCGTCGTAGATGCTCGGTACGCTGTCGCGTGGAAATTCCACGTCGATAACGGCGCCGATGATTTGAACGATACGTCCGCTACTCATAGCTGGATCCTCTGAATATTTGAACCGTTAAACCGCGGCAGCGCCGCCGACGATTTCCGAGATCTCTTGGGTGATCGCAGCCTGACGCGCCTTGTTGTAGATCAGCTGCAAATCGCTGATCAAGTCACCGGCGTTGTCGGTAGCGTTCTTCATTGCGATCATCCGCGCGGCTTGTTCAGCTGCGTTGTTCTCGACCACCGCCTGGTAGACCTGCGACTCCACGTAACGGACCATCAAGCCGTCCAGCAGCTCCTTGGCATCCGGTTCGTAGAGATAGTCCCAGTGGTGCTTGAGTTCTTGATCCGGGGTTGCCTCCAGTGGAATCAACTGCTCCACGGTCGGCTGCTGAGTCATGGTGTTGATGAACTTGTTGGATACCACGGACAGGCGGTCAATCCGGCCTTCCAGGTACGCATCCAGCATCACCTTGACGCTGCCGATCAGATCGTTGATCGACGGCTCTTCACCCAGATGGCTGATAGCTGCAACGACGTTACCGCCGAAGTTGCGGAAGAAGGCCGCACCCTTGCTACCGACCACACACAGA
This genomic stretch from Pseudomonas sp. Os17 harbors:
- the glmS gene encoding glutamine--fructose-6-phosphate transaminase (isomerizing), which gives rise to MCGIVGAVAERNITAILLEGLKRLEYRGYDSAGVAVYTNAGKLERLRRPGKVSELEQALASEPLVGRLGIAHTRWATHGAPCERNAHPHFSGDLAIVHNGIIENHEALRAQLSALGYTFTSDTDTEVIAHLLDHKLKDLGDLTTALKATVKELHGAYGLAVISASQPDRLVAARSGSPLVIGLGLGENFLASDQLALRQVTDRFMYLEEGDIAEIRRDSVQIWDIEGQAVEREAVQYRDGAEAAEKGEFRHFMLKEIHEQPSVVQRTLEGRLSANQVLVQAFGPQAAELFAKVRNVQIVACGTSYHAGMVARYWLEELAGIPCQVEVASEFRYRKVVVQPDTLFVTISQSGETADTLAALRNAKELGFLASLAICNVGISSLVRESDLTLLTQAGREIGVASTKAFTTQLVGLLLLTLSLGQVRGTLAAGVEAELVEELRRLPIRLGEALAMDGVVEKTAELFADKHHTLFLGRGAQYPVAMEGSLKLKEISYIHAEAYPAGELKHGPLALVDNDMPVVTVAPNNELLEKLKSNLQEVRARGGELIVFADEQAGMTNGEGTHVIQMPHIHDILSPILYTIPLQLLSYYVAVLKGTDVDQPRNLAKSVTVE
- a CDS encoding LysR family transcriptional regulator, which translates into the protein MDRFQEMQVFVCVAQEQGFAAAARRLNLSAASVTRAVAALEQRIGTQLLLRTTRRVHLSDAGQRYLEDCRRILAEVQDAEASAAGVHAQPRGQLTLTAPVLFGDLFVTPLLVRYLQRYPQVSVNALLLDRVANMVEEGIDVAVRIGELADSGQHSVRVGEVRRVVCAAPQFLAAHGRPQHPDELRQAPVIAPSSIGQTRNWQFNDNGRVLSVRPEPRLLVSANQAAISAACLGLGLTRVLSYQVADKVAAGQLEIVLEAFELAPLPIHVVYQGGRKAPARVRSFVDFAVQTLRQHPSLNP
- the atpG gene encoding F0F1 ATP synthase subunit gamma: MAGAKEIRSKIASIKSTQKITSAMEKVAVSKMRKAQMRMAASRPYAERIRQVIGHLANANPEYRHPFMIDRAIKRVGYIVVSSDRGLCGGLNTNLFKALVKDMAVNREQGVEIDLCVVGSKGAAFFRNFGGNVVAAISHLGEEPSINDLIGSVKVMLDAYLEGRIDRLSVVSNKFINTMTQQPTVEQLIPLEATPDQELKHHWDYLYEPDAKELLDGLMVRYVESQVYQAVVENNAAEQAARMIAMKNATDNAGDLISDLQLIYNKARQAAITQEISEIVGGAAAV
- the glmU gene encoding bifunctional UDP-N-acetylglucosamine diphosphorylase/glucosamine-1-phosphate N-acetyltransferase GlmU; the encoded protein is MSLEIVILAAGQGTRMRSALPKVLHPVAGNSMLGHVIHSARQLDPQRIHVVIGHGADAVRERLAADDLNFVLQDKQLGTGHAVAQAVPFITADTVLILYGDVPLIEVETLQRLLKQAGPEQLGLLTVELDDPTGYGRIVRDASGKVTAIVEQKDADEAQRAITEGNTGILAVPGQRLGDWTGRLSNNNAQGEYYLTDVIAMAVSDGLIVATEQPHDAMEVQGANDRKQLAELERHYQLRAARRLMAQGVTLRDPARFDVRGEVTVGRDVLIDINVILEGRVVIEDDVVIGPNCVIKDSTLRKGVVIKANSHLDGAVLGEGSDAGPFARLRPGTVLEARAHVGNFVELKNAHLGQGAKAGHLTYLGDAVIGARTNIGAGTITCNYDGVNKHKTVLGEDVFIGSNNSLVAPVDILSGATTAAGSTITQNVAPAQLAVGRARQKNIDGWKRPEKIKKD
- a CDS encoding PAAR domain-containing protein, whose translation is MDVQAAARLGDEIAHGFGVAAMLAGAVAGALIGAAIIAATAATGGLAAVVLAGSVAAGGLSMFQLVKGLSTIFDLPEPATGELIRGSPNVLVNLRNAMRAGEDVSSSCSGFPVAHPPWPFPVTIAEGSATVYINGKPAARLSSKMTCGAHIKSGSHNTFIGGPTLQVEFVLDIEGWLHTGLEALGLVAAAGALVLAAMAGLAALLTTVAVGAAIYGGMELLGQLGDRLGPGYRDLLQGMAGLALLGAGPKMAKVSAERNAARLANQSQVLEVRTAAQVNEAMIAEGNLPAWLEGTQVKTEIVPPGRQYQMVVAKGQAEAIMQGKPAFGGFAAPEPIPSQAYARDKLVILDRFKTDVSHVITVETTAPQKIHSGLTGPLENYKGGVQQVEFVGDRNLKIVGTPSLLPVE
- the atpD gene encoding F0F1 ATP synthase subunit beta, coding for MSSGRIVQIIGAVIDVEFPRDSVPSIYDALKVQGAETTLEVQQQLGDGVVRTIAMGSTEGLKRGLDVNNTGAAISVPVGKATLGRIMDVLGNPIDEAGPIGEEERWGIHRPAPSFAEQAGGNDLLETGIKVIDLVCPFAKGGKVGLFGGAGVGKTVNMMELIRNIAIEHSGYSVFAGVGERTREGNDFYHEMKDSNVLDKVALVYGQMNEPPGNRLRVALTGLTMAEKFRDEGNDVLLFVDNIYRYTLAGTEVSALLGRMPSAVGYQPTLAEEMGVLQERITSTKQGSITSIQAVYVPADDLTDPSPATTFAHLDATVVLSRDIASLGIYPAVDPLDSTSRQLDPNVIGNEHYETARGVQYVLQRYKELKDIIAILGMDELSEADKQLVSRARKIQRFLSQPFFVAEVFTGSPGKYVSLKDTIAGFKGILNGDYDHLPEQAFYMVGGIEEAIEKAKKL
- a CDS encoding F0F1 ATP synthase subunit epsilon, producing the protein MAMTVHCDIVSAEGEIFSGLVEMVVAHGELGDLGIALGHAPLITNLKPGPIRLIKQGGETEVFYISGGFLEVQPNMVKVLADTVQRAADLDEASAQEAVKAAEKALNEKGADFDYGSAAARLAEAAAQLRTVQQIRKKFGG
- a CDS encoding DeoR/GlpR family DNA-binding transcription regulator, yielding MSKRNTPQRRHNILALLNEQGEVSVDALAKRFETSEVTIRKDLAALESNGLLLRRYGGAITMPQELVSDLGQPVSLYKQAIARAAVQRIREHARIIIDSGSTTAAMIPELGLQPGLVVMTNSLNVANALSELEHEPVLLMTGGTWDPHSESFQGQVAEQVLRSYDFDQLFIGADGIDLARGTTTFNELLGLSRVMAEVAREVVVMVESDKIGRKIPNLELPWSSVHTLITDDRLPLEVRDQIQARGITLICAAVS